In the genome of Molothrus aeneus isolate 106 unplaced genomic scaffold, BPBGC_Maene_1.0 scaffold_128, whole genome shotgun sequence, the window TGTCCTCCGATCCATCGCTCTGTGCTCGATTGCTCCTCCCcggcacagctgctctctcccTGTGATTGGCAGCTTCATTCAGCCAATAGGAGCGCGAGGCGGGCTCAGCGATGCCCAATCGGAGCGCGCGGTGCGGAAGGGGGCGGGGCCGAGGCGGCGGcgcgaggcggcggcgggagccATGAAGTgaggggggggaggggtggGAAAAGGGGGGCGCTGAGGGGgggttggggattttggggaatttggggggaaattgtgggaattttggaggatctgaggggaatttgggggaaaatttgggggatttgaggggatttttggggagttttggaggatctgaggggaatttgggggattttggggcgatctgaggggattttggggagttttgagagaatttgggaggttttgagggattttgaggggattttggtgAGATCCACTCCCAGGATCCACCAGATCCCCTCAGGCTGAACGTGCGCGGGCTCCTGGTGCTGTCCcaaccccccagacccccaaatctccccaaatctcccccaattCTCCCCGGATCTCCtcaaaactgcccccaaaatccctcggGATCCGCCCGGTGCCACTGGATCCCCTGGGATCCCCTCAGGCTGAACGTGGACGGGCTCCTGGTGCTGTTCCCCTATGAGTTCATCTACCCCGAGCAGTTCTCCTACATGCTGGAGCTCAAACGCACCCTGGACGCCAAGGTGGGATCCACTGGGGGGAAAACCCACTGGGGATCCACTGGGGAGTCAATGGGGAGGGATCCAGTGGGGGGGATCCACTGGGGATTCACAGAGGGTGGGAGATCCGCTGGGATGGATCCAACGGCGGAGATCCACTGGGGGGGAATCCTGTGAGGGAGCCACTGAGGGATCTACTGGGGGGAATCCACTGGGGAGGGGGGGTCTGCTGGGGGATCCACTGGGATGGATCCAATGAGGAATCAACTGGGGGAAAATCCACTGAGGGGATCCAATGGGTGGGATCAAATGAGGGATCCAAAGGGGGGGGGATCCACCGAGGGGGGATCAGCTGGGGAATCCGATTGGGAGGGATCCATTGGGGATCCTCTGAGGGAATCCACTGGAGGGATCCACTTGGGGTGgggtggagggaggggagatgggggacagggacagatggACAACGGGGGGGATCCACCGGAGGGATCCACTGGGGGAAACGCATTGGGAAGGATCCACTGGAAGGGATCCCCTGAGGGATCCGGGCCCCCCCTGTGACCGCCCCTCACCCCCCCAGGGCCACGGGGTTCTGGAGATGCCGTCGGGGACGGGCAAGACGGTGTCACTGCTGGCCCTGATCATCGCCTACCAGCGCGTGAGCCCATCCCGGGGGATCCCGCGGGATCCGGGGGGATCctgaggggtctgggggcttcTGACTGCTCCTGGTGGATCCCAGAGGCTCCTGGAGGATCCCCttgggtggggggagggggatTCGAGTGGATCCCAGGGGATCTGGGGGGAGCTTGAGCGGTTGGGGGGGTCCTGGTAGATCCCAGAGGGTCCTGGTGGGTCCCTGAGGATCCTGGGTGGTCCCAGGGTATTCCGGCAGGTCCTGACGGATCCCAATGGATCCCAGCGGATCCTGGATTATCCCAGGGGATCTGGGCAGGTTCTGGCAGATCCCAGTGGATCCCAGCAGATCCTGGGTGATCCCAGCATGTCCTGGTGGGTTCTGGGATCCCAGTGGATCCCAGTGGATCCCAGCAGATCCTTTCTTCCCCCCAGGCCCACCCCCTGGACGTGTCCAAGCTGATTTACTGCTCCCGCACGGTGCCCGAGATCGAGAAGGTCGGCAGGGAGGGGATCCCTCGGGTGGATCCCTCGGGTGGATCCCTGGGCTGgatcccctcctctcccctcacGTCCCCGCGTTCCCCCGCAGGTGGTGGAGGAGCTGCGGAAGCTTCTGGAATGCTACGAGCgggagctgggggagccccTGCCCTTCCTGGCGCTGGCGCTGAGCTCCCGCAAGAATCTCTGCGTGCACCCCGAGGTCGGGGATCCAGCACCCGGGTCAGGGGAGGATCCCGGGGGAtctggggggtcccagggggtttgggggcccGGGGATGGTGGGGGGAGCAAGGGGGTCCTGCAGGATCTCATGGGATCCAGGGAGATCTGGGGGATCCTGTGGGAtctggggggtgctgtggggaGTCCCAGAGACCCCAGGGATCCCAAGGATCTGGGGGGATCCCGTGGGATCTGGAAGGAATCCCGGGGATCTGGGGTCAgggggggctggggatggggaggaagcTCAGGGCATTGCAGGGATCCCAGGGATCtggggggatccaggggcactGGAGGGATCTGGGCCTTTTGTGGGGGCTGGGTGTGGCAGGGGGGTCACAGGGATCCCAGCGGATCCCAATGGATCCCTCCCCCAGGTGTCTGTGGTTTGGGAAGGAGGGGGGATCATGGGGAGGTGTCAGGGGGCCCTCAGGGCTGTGAGTGGATCCCAGTAGACCCCAGTGGGTCCAAGTAGATCCCAGTGGATCCCAGCAGATCCCTGCCCCAGGTCTCCGTGCTCCTTTCAGGAAGATGGGGGGGTgtcagggggctctggggtctgTGTGTGGATCCCAGCAGATCCCAGTGGATCCCAGTGGATCCCTGCCCAGGTCTCCACGCTCCGCTTCAGGAAGGAGGGGGGATCACAGGGGGGTGTCAGGGGTCTCTCAGGGCTGTGAGTGGATCCCAGCAGATCCCAGTGGATCCCTGCCCAGGTCTCCGTGCTCCGCTTCGGGAAGGAGGCGGGATCACAGGGGGGTGTCAGGGGGCTCTCAGGGCTGTGAGTAGATCCCGGTGGATCCCAGCAGATCCCAATGGATCCCAGCGGATCCCTGCCCCAGGTCTCCACGCTCTGCTTCGGGAAGGAGGGGGGATCACAGGGGGGTgtcagggggctctgggggctgtgagTAGATCCCGGTGGATCCCAATGGATCCCAGTGGATCCCTGCCCAGGTCTCCGCGCTCCGGTTCAGGAAGATGGGGGGGTgtcagggggctctgggggctgtgagTAGATCCCGGTGGATCCCAGCGGATCCCAGCGGATCCCTGCCCAGGTCTCCGCGCTCCGGTTCAGGAAGGAGGGGGGATCACAGGGGGGTGTCAGGGGTCTCTCAGGGCTGTGAGTGGATCCCAATGGATCCCAGTGGATCCCTGCCCAGGTCTCCGCGCTCCGCTTCGGGAAGGAGGGGGGATCACAGGGGGGTGTCAGGGGTCTCTCAGGGCTGTGAGTGGATCCCAATGGATCCCAGTGGATCCCTCCCAGGTCTCCGCGCTCCGCTTCGGGAAGGAGGTCGACAGCCGCTGCCTGGCCCTGACGGCCTCGTACCTGCGGGACCCCCCCGAGGgagcccggcccagctgctccttcttccAGGTGAGCCGGGGGGATCCGGGGGGATCCGGGGGGATCCGGGGGGTCCTGAGGGTTCCAGGGGGATCTGAGGGGATCCTTGGGGGGCTTGGAGGGTCccagggggatctggggggatCCTTGGGGGTCCCAAAGGgtctgagggggtttggggggggacCCTGATCCCCAATGGatcccctgggaccccccattGGTTCCCTTGTTCATtctggggacccccagccccatcctgggacATCCCCACCCCATATTtgagccccagccccatttcaaggaccccaaatcccatcccaaggaccccaaatcccatcccaaggaccctaaatcccattttttggaccccaaatcccattttttgctgttctcccccattttttgctgttctcccccattttttgctgttctccccccattttttgctgttctcccccattttttgctgttctCCCCCGTTTTTTGCTGTTCTCCCCCATTTTTTGCTCTTCTCCcccattttttgctgttctCCCCCCGTTTTTTGCTGTTCTCCCCCGTTTTTTGCTGTTCTCCCCCATTTTttggaccccaaatcccattttttgctgttctcccccattttttgctgttctcccccattttttgctgttctCCCCCGTTTTTTGCTGTTCTCCCCCCGTTTTTTGCTGTTCTCCCCTGGTTTTTGCTGACCCCAGCCTCATTTCTCTCTCCCCCCCTCAGGAGTTCGAGGCCCGGGGCCGGCAGAGCCCCCTCCCCTTTGGGGTTCACAACCTGGACGATCTCCGGGCGCTCGGGCGCCAGCGCGGCCTCTGCCCCTACTTCATGGCCAGGGCCTCTGTaaggcaccccaaaaaccccaaaaacacccctaaaataccctaaaatatccctaaaaacaccccaaaaatatccccaaatatCTGCCCCTACTTCATGGCCAGGGCCTCTGTAAGGAGCcctaaaataccccaaaaacaccccaaaaatatccctaaaatatccctaaaataCCCTAAAATGTCTCTAAATATCTGCCCCTACTTCATGGCCAGGGCCTCTGTAAggcaccccaaaataccccaaaaccaccccaaaaataccctaaaatatccctaaaaatattcctaaaataTTCCTAAATACCTGCCCCTACTTCATGGCCAGGGCCTCTGTAAGGAGCCCCAAAATATcaccaaaataccccaaaatacccccaaaatgTCCTGAAATATCCCTGAAATATCCCCAAATATCTGCCCCTACTTCATGGCCAGGGCCTCTGTAAGgcaccccaaaatgccccaaaaataccccaaaaataccccaaaaatatccctaaaatatccctaaaatatCTGCCCCTACTTCATGGACAGAGCATCTGTGAGAAACCctgaaatatcccaaaaatgtcctaaaaatatccctaaaaatgtcctaaaaatatccctaaaaatgtcctaaaaatatcctaaaaatatcctaaaaatatccccaaatatCTGCCCCTACTTCATGGACAGAGCATCagtaaaacaccctaaaaatatcctaaaaataccccaaaaatatcctaaaaatgtcctaaaaatatcctaaaaatgtcctaaaaatattcctaaatATCTGCCCCTACTTCATGGTCATATCCTTGGTAAATCaccctaaaaaaatcctaaaaacaccccaaaaatatcctgaaaatatcctaaaaatatccctaaaaatatCCTTGAATATCTGCCCCTACTTCATGGCCAGGGCATCagtaaaacaccctaaaaatatcctaaaaacaccccaaaaatgtcctaaaaatgtcctaaaaatatcctaaaaatgTCCTAAAAATATCCTACAAATGTCctaaaaatatcctaaaaatgtcctaaaaatattcctaaatATCTGCCCCTACTTCATGGCCAGGGCATCTGTGAGAAACtctaaaacaccccaaaaatgtcctaaaaatatccctaaaatatcccaaaacctcctgggcaccccaaaactccTCTGGGTGACCCCAAAccttcccccaaacccctccctaAAATCTCCTCTCTCCACCCGCCCCTATTGGCGCTTTGATTTTCCCAcacaaaatgaccccaaacccccctgaatgaccccaaatcccccctgaatgaccccaaacccccctgaatgaccccaaaccccccctgaatgaccccaaatcccccctgagTGACACCAAACCCCCCCTAAGTGACCCCAAATCTCTCTGGGCACCCCAAATCTCTCTGGGTGACCCCAAAccttcccccaaacccctccctaAAAGCTCCTCTCCACCCGCCCCCATTGGTGCTTTGATTTTTCCAcacaaaatgaccccaaacccccctgagtgaccccaaaacctgcctgggtgaccccaaatccctctgggGACACCAAAACCCccctggggaaccccaaaactcctctggggaaccccaaaaattcacccaaaCCCTTCCCTAACATCCTTCTTCTCATTTTCCCTGGCTGCCTCTattcccagctctgttttcccgtagaaaatgaccccaaaaccccccctgaatgaccccaaaccccccccaagtgacccctggggaccccaaaactcctctgggcaccccaaaactcctctgggcaccccaaatccctctggggaaccccaaatcttcccccaaacccttccctaAAATCTCCTCTCTCCACCCGCCCCTATTGGCGCTTTGATTTTCCCAcacaaaatgaccccaaaccccctgaatgaccccaaacccccctgaatgaccccaaaccccccctgaatgaccccaaatcccccctgagTGACACCAAACCCCCCCTAAGTGACCCCAAATCTctctgggcaccccaaaactcTCTGGGTGACCCCAAAccttcccccaaacccctccctaAAAGCTCCTCTCTCCACCCGCCCCCATTGGTGCTTTGATTTTCCCAcacaaaatgaccccaaatcccccctgaatgaccccaaatcccccctgaatgaccccaaaactcctctgggcaccccaaatccctctgggggaccccaaaccttcccccaaacccctccctaAAAGCTCCTCTCTCCACCCGCCCCCATTGGTGCTTTGATTTTTCCACACAAAATGACCCCAACCCCCCtgaatgaccccaaatcccccccaaatcccccctgaatgaccccaaatccctctgagCACCCCAAAAGGGCCCTAACCGGCCCCACTTCCGCAGCTGGCGCACGCCAACGTGGTGGTGTACAGCTACCATTACctgctgcaccccaaaaccgccccaaaccTCCCTAAAACCTGCCTgaatcaccccaaaactcctctgggcaccccaaatccccctgggcaccccaaatccccctgggcaccccaaaaggGCCCTAACCGGCCCCACTTCTGCAGCTGGTGCACGCCAACGTGGTGGTGTACAGCTACCATTACCTGCTGGACCCCAAGATCGCCGGGCTGGTGTCGGCCGAGCTCGCCCGCTCCTCGGTCGTGGTGTTCGATGAGGCTCACAACATCGGTGccgccccaaaaacccca includes:
- the ERCC2 gene encoding general transcription and DNA repair factor IIH helicase subunit XPD, giving the protein MKLNVDGLLVLFPYEFIYPEQFSYMLELKRTLDAKGHGVLEMPSGTGKTVSLLALIIAYQRAHPLDVSKLIYCSRTVPEIEKVVEELRKLLECYERELGEPLPFLALALSSRKNLCVHPEVSALRFGKEVDSRCLALTASYLRDPPEGARPSCSFFQEFEARGRQSPLPFGVHNLDDLRALGRQRGLCPYFMARASLVHANVVVYSYHYLLDPKIAGLVSAELARSSVVVFDEAHNIGAAPKTPKNPKKTPKKNPKNPESWGVG